From Hypomesus transpacificus isolate Combined female chromosome 3, fHypTra1, whole genome shotgun sequence:
TTAAACTTGCATCATAACAAATATGCAAAGTGGATACAGTATACCATATTTCGCCCAGTGAACTTAATCTTTAGCGCCATTTTAAATGACGTTGCTGATGCTGTTTCTAGCGACGGGTTTACGTTACCCGcttatttagctagctagctttccaCTATAGTTACACTAGTTTTCAATGAACTGAGCCAACTTCTGGCAGAATGCTAGTATTTTAAACCAATGTACAATTATTTTTAAATACACAGTACCTACAGAACTTCCGGCAGGTGCGGCTGGTCTAAAATGTTTGAGTAGTTTTAAGCAGCAGTGAGTTCAGTCCGACCAGCAGCATTCCAAATATACTGACACGCTGTCGGCCTGAAGTCGACTCTGCCCTATTTACTGCTGGTCGTTATTAAACTACTGTTTTACGCCACTAGAGTGCACTCACACTGAAAAACAAGTTGTAATGCATAACTTCAGTTCTTCCATAATTATCAGTGCCCACCCTGTTATTTGGATCATATCAGCTGTAATTGAGTGAGTGTAAATTGTCAGTTTGAAACACTTAATCACGACAAATAATCCAAACTGCACCTTCGCAACTCGTGTCCGTAGTATAACTGTAGTTCTGGTGGTGATAACGAACAGGTCTCTCCTCCACTGAACTCAAATCAGTAGAAATGTATTCTCTAACACATAGTCACGTTGATCACTGGAAGCTTAGACCCCCTTGTGGTCACCCTAAATGTGGAGTCTGAACTTACATAACTATTCTACATGAAAAAAATTCTAACGTTTTTCATATCCGTAGTCGACAGTGGCAACGCGGAACACTAATGGAACCCACACATTTTCTAGAGGGACTGCTTTAGGCAGAACACAACACACCATCTGCAAGTTTTTTCTATTCAGAAGTTATAAGAAATTCTGCGCGAATATTATAGTTAAAGCACAACGAAGGAAATATAGAGGTGAGTAAAATTGTTCATTTGTTGTATTTGTATTAAATGCATAACAGAAGTGTAACGTTAGATCAGCGAATCTTGACCTGTCCGTTTGTTACTTTTTGGCAGTATGAAAAAGGATAAAACATGTTTCAGACTCATGGTGTTGTGTTTTACATAACCACACTCAGTAAACGCATTGTTTGTAACGGTAAACAACATAAAGGGTAGTACCTAGCAAGTCCGTTGTGTTCAGTAAATGAATTAATAAGCTTAATCGCCATTTATTTTGTTCTTTAGATCTCACCAAaatgaagagaaagaaggacaTCATGTCCTTCTTCCAAAGaaaagacagtgagacagagccAAATGGTTCAGGtgtggagagagcaagagagagcagagagcgtgcagagagagagcaggaagactTGTCTGATGGAGTGACTGAGAGTGAAGGTACAGTAGAGCAGGAAagtgagacagatggagagactgaGGCTGAGGGGGACATAGAGGCTGAGAGTGAGATACCAATAGAGGAGCCACGTACGTCCACAAGCAGTGGACCATCAGGTTTGTGATGTTGAGTAAATCTCTGGTTACTTGTAAAGCAGGGCAAGTAGTCCGTTAACATGGTGTATGGAAATGAGTTGGTTTGTAATTGAAATTAATTCGTATTTAACATGCTATTGGGCTTGTAATATAGATAACAAATGGATTTCAGAAGTTGTCCGATGTCAATGGTATATCAAAAATTTCCCAAATAGATACTTTTAATTATACACTTTTTTCTTTGGCAGATATTGGCAAATCCCAGGAGGAACCACTGGTGCAGCCAATGATGAACATATACCCAAGAACTCTGATGGGGGACTCTGATGTAAATACCCTAAACAAGGAACACAACAAACAGGTTCAAGAAAATCGGGACTATATTAAAACAATAGGAGAAGTACTACTACTTACAGCCACACAAAACATTGCACAAAGAGGACACGATGAGCCTTCAGAGTCAGATAATAAAGGGAACTTCATGGCCATTCTAGAAACAATAGCTAAGCATGACACAACTGTGAAAAAAAGGTTGACTTCCATTCCTAATGCAACATATACAAGCAAAGGGATTCAGAATGAGGTTCTGAGTTGTTTGGCAGACATGGTTCGAACACAAATTATAGAAGAAGTGAAAGATAGTGAGGTCTTTAGCATAATGGTAGACGAAACGAAAGACGTAAAAAAAAAGGAGCAGATATCTCTAGTCATCAGGTACTATTTCAGTGGAGCTGTCCATGAGAGCTTTCTCCACTTTGAATCGGCTGATCGACTAGATGCAGCAGGGCTTACTGACAGAATCATAAACATATTAGAAAGTAATGGTCTTGAATACAAAAACAACCTAGTAGGCCAAGCATATGACGGTGCTTCAGTTATGAGTGGCAAGCATTCATGTGTCCAGGCACGCATTAAAGAACAAGCAAAGCATGCCTTTTACATCCACAGCAGTGCACAATGTTCAAACTTAGTTTTAGTGGAGACTGTCAAAGGAGTCCCTGAGGTAGGACAGTTCTTCTCCTTACTAGAAAGACTATATGTCTTCACATCTGGGTCATATGTGCATCAAAAATGGCTTAGCATACAAAAAGAGATGTACCCAGGTGCACCTCGAGAGCTTCAGATACTAAGTGACCCACGCTGGGCATGTCGATATATGACTCTACATACAATTATTGATAGATTGCCTGCCATTAAGCGAGTCCTGCAAGACATAGTCCAAGAACACAATAGTGACGGGTCTGTTGAGGCACGAGGTCTGCTTGCACAGATGGATTTACAATTCATTGTGTGCCTTGTAACACTCCATAAAGTGTTTGGAGAAGCAACATTTGTATCCGATATGCTACAGTCTCCATCACTTGACCCGTCAAAGGCTGTTGGGTTAGTTGAAGCCTTAGTTCAAACTTTAAATGACTACAGGGATGAGTCATTTTTTGATGACCTATGGAATGAAGTGTCGAACACAGCTCAACAATGTGATACTGCTACACACCCCTGCAAAACGACCAAAAAAGCTACGCTCTAAATTTAATGGAGACAGTGTAGTCAGTACAGTGGGTCAGATGTCAGATTCAGAACGAGAAAAGGGCAGTTTTCGTACAACCCTTTTCTACCCTGTTTTAGATCATATGCTCATTGAGCTTAACAGAAGGTTCTCTAGCAAAAACTGTGACATAATGAATGGCATCCAAACTCTAAACCCTACAAGTGATGTGTTTCTCAAAGAGAAGTCCCTGTTGCCATTTGCTAGAATGTATGAATCAAATATTCAGGACTTGGGGCATGAACTACATAATTTTAAAAGAGTTTTAGAAAGGAAAATACAGAGTGGCATGCAGAGACCCTCCAGTGTAGTAGAGCTGACATTAGTCATCGAGCCTTACAAAGAAGTTTTCTTTGAGCTCTTTAAACTGTGCAAGATAGCTGTTTCAATCCCTGTTAGCACTGCTTCTTGTGAACGGAGTTTTTCTGCACTAAAGCTGGTGAAAACGTATCTCAGGTCCACAATGTCAGATGACAGATTAAGAAATGTGGGTGTGTTAAGTATCGAGTCAAGGAGGGCAAAGGCCTTGAATCTAGATGAATTTGCTGATCTTTttgcaaaaaaacacaaaaaccgtACAATACAGTTGCTGTGACTGATATGTAATGCAAATGTGCATTTAAGTTATGCAAATAAATGGTTGAATGATAATAAACATTGTCTTTTGTCTGTTAATGCGTGCAATGCAGTGAAGAAAATGGTATGACAGCAATAACGtctaatgtaactggcccctctaacagtacaactggccccCCATTTCAAATGGCCTAGAACCCCCACCGCTGGGCACACAATTTTACTCCCGGTCTTGGTGGGGGTAGTCTTCATAAAATCATTGGGAAGACAAATCAAGTACAGTCATTGTTTCTGAAAATGGCAGACAGCTGGTACTATTACAAGTTTAAAGGATAATTGTTAAAAGACGTAACGCTTAAATGTGCTGTAAACCaagattaaaataaaacaaGGGACGCCTTCTCAATGTGGATGTTCAATCTAGAGGTCAGCACCACACATTGGACACTGGCTAGGTTTACAGATGAACACAACCGAAATCATTTTGTGAGACAAAGATTTTAATAGAAACTACTTGATTAAACCTACATTAATATGAATAGTATTCATTAAGGATACAGATATACTGTAATTATTTGTGAGTTAATGGATATGATCTTATGTTATTCACAATTATGATTGAAGCAATGCTGAATCTCAGGTAGATATCAGAAACAGTGATATGGTTACTGTGAAACACAAATAGGAAATGTATCTAAATGTCCAAGATCACCAGTGTCGTTACGAGATGTAGACACCAACATTTGCCTCCCGGACATCTGAAAGGAACACGCTGGATCACGGAGGGGCAAGAGAGGTCTGTGGAGGGAGCTGTCACCATAGGAACCAGCACAGAGAAGCAAGGTCATGCAGACACCAAACTGCTTTTCACAAACAAGTTATCTGACCCAGGTAGCTTTACCACACTGCTCCATGACTCCTGTCTAATCTGGAGAGGCTCACTTGATGGCCAGGATAGCGTCGTAGGACTTCCCGGTCCGGCAGACCTGGACACTGTGGAAGCCGGCGGCGGTCAGCATGCGTGAgtactgggagggagggtgttctTTGCCCTCGGTCTGCACCAGCATGTTGAGGGAGAAGATCTGGGCCATGACAGGACCGCGTCTGTTCTCAAACAGCAGAGCCTCCACCAGGAGAACTCCCCCACCTACACGAggaacaacatttacatttgatccACTCAGCAGTCACTTCTATTCAAAGCAGAACATACAAATAGCGCCTATAGAAACTACAGCAGAAAATCTGAAGTGCAGAGTTCTAACAGTGTATTTCGATGGTCAGAGTCAAAgaacggtctgtatttacccCTCTGGCCCCTCACATGGATTGGCAAACACTGAGTTTTTCTAAATGCCCCCATTCAACAGTTGATTACACAATGTTGATAAAGGTGCCACCCCAGAGTAACTGCTGGTTCCTTTTGGCCCAGAGGACCAGGCCGGGCTAACAGCACACACCTGGCTGACAGCAGGACCAGGCTGGGCTAACAGCACACACCTGGGTGGCAGCAGGACCAGGCTGGGCTAACAGCACACACCTGGGAGGCAGCAGGACCAGGCTGGGCTAACAGCACACACCTGGGTGACAGCAGGCGTGGATCTTCCTCAGCAGCTGCTcacacttctcctccttccagtCGTGGAGGATCCTCGCCAGGATGTACAAATCAGCCCCTGGGATCTCCCCGTCAAAGAAGTCTCCTGCACACGGAACAGAGAACACGTCACCATACCAAACAGAGCACGTCGCAGCGGCACACGTCATAAACATGCTAGAACAGCACTTGCACGACTGGAGAGGCGACGTCGTGATAGGATTCAATGGATTGATGCTCACCCTCCTGGAAGAGGATGGTGTCCCCTTCTTCAGAGAAGTGCTCCCTGGCCATGTGGATGACCTTGGGCAGGTCCAGCACTGTGACCAAGGAGGAGGGGTAGGCCCGGGCCAGCTCACGAGCTAATGCTCCCGAACAACCTGGACGCACAACATCTCAAActggattttttttattgttattgaTCATCGTATGTATTAATGTCCATTAGCATGGACACCGCTGCAGTAATTTGCACTTAAATAGTAACCAGCCCTCTAAATATCCAATTTGTAAACTGAGATTCACCAACGTCAGTTGAAGTTATAG
This genomic window contains:
- the LOC124462523 gene encoding zinc finger MYM-type protein 1-like isoform X1, translated to MKRKKDIMSFFQRKDSETEPNGSGVERARESRERAEREQEDLSDGVTESEGTVEQESETDGETEAEGDIEAESEIPIEEPRTSTSSGPSDIGKSQEEPLVQPMMNIYPRTLMGDSDVNTLNKEHNKQVQENRDYIKTIGEVLLLTATQNIAQRGHDEPSESDNKGNFMAILETIAKHDTTVKKRLTSIPNATYTSKGIQNEVLSCLADMVRTQIIEEVKDSEVFSIMVDETKDVKKKEQISLVIRYYFSGAVHESFLHFESADRLDAAGLTDRIINILESNGLEYKNNLVGQAYDGASVMSGKHSCVQARIKEQAKHAFYIHSSAQCSNLVLVETVKGVPEVGQFFSLLERLYVFTSGSYVHQKWLSIQKEMYPGAPRELQILSDPRWACRYMTLHTIIDRLPAIKRVLQDIVQEHNSDGSVEARGLLAQMDLQFIVCLVTLHKVFGEATFVSDMLQSPSLDPSKAVGLVEALVQTLNDYRDESFFDDLWNEVSNTAQQCDTATHPCKTTKKATL
- the LOC124462523 gene encoding zinc finger MYM-type protein 1-like isoform X2; translation: MMNIYPRTLMGDSDVNTLNKEHNKQVQENRDYIKTIGEVLLLTATQNIAQRGHDEPSESDNKGNFMAILETIAKHDTTVKKRLTSIPNATYTSKGIQNEVLSCLADMVRTQIIEEVKDSEVFSIMVDETKDVKKKEQISLVIRYYFSGAVHESFLHFESADRLDAAGLTDRIINILESNGLEYKNNLVGQAYDGASVMSGKHSCVQARIKEQAKHAFYIHSSAQCSNLVLVETVKGVPEVGQFFSLLERLYVFTSGSYVHQKWLSIQKEMYPGAPRELQILSDPRWACRYMTLHTIIDRLPAIKRVLQDIVQEHNSDGSVEARGLLAQMDLQFIVCLVTLHKVFGEATFVSDMLQSPSLDPSKAVGLVEALVQTLNDYRDESFFDDLWNEVSNTAQQCDTATHPCKTTKKATL
- the asmt2 gene encoding acetylserotonin O-methyltransferase 2 isoform X1 gives rise to the protein MAEHLSQSELDYPFKLLEFFNGFRISKVIFSACELGVFDLLLQSQRALSAEMVARELGTSVDGVERLLDVLVGIEILEVETVEGTVFYSSTDVANLYLAKGSAKSLHDMILYQSQTIYPLWNHLADAVREGKNQNQKTFGLSAEDIFQTIYRSDEEMLKFMGLMNSTWSLDGHDVVTAFNLSSFPTMVDLGGCSGALARELARAYPSSLVTVLDLPKVIHMAREHFSEEGDTILFQEGDFFDGEIPGADLYILARILHDWKEEKCEQLLRKIHACCHPGGGVLLVEALLFENRRGPVMAQIFSLNMLVQTEGKEHPPSQYSRMLTAAGFHSVQVCRTGKSYDAILAINSLHRPLLPLRDPACSFQMSGRQMLVSTSRNDTGDLGHLDTFPICVSQ